A stretch of DNA from Arachis hypogaea cultivar Tifrunner chromosome 19, arahy.Tifrunner.gnm2.J5K5, whole genome shotgun sequence:
AATATCTCTATCTCTTCATTCTCTTTAGAATACattattaaatttgttaaattaaaaaaaaaaaagctttataAGGTACAACATCTCTATCTCTTCATTCTCTTTCTTCTCATAAGTTACGTTGAATAAAAATATGCCCTAACAGAGAGTAAACAATGAGAATGAATTTTAAACGTGATAGGGTAAGAAGGGTAGAAGCTCAAACACAGGATAATAGATAAATAAGAAGAGACGCGATAAAAAATAATGCTTcctttccttgttagttgttgatttTGTTTTATGGTTTCCTGAAAATTGTTGTTTAGGATAAATACTATTCCACTTGATGAATATGTATTTATTGCTACATTGAATTAAATTCACCAAACTCTAGtgttgaaatcaaaaataaaatttttattgaattaaattttcaTTTACGAGAGATGTGAAGATTTGCggatggttttttttttaatatcatagAACAAAGACTAGGAAGGAAGGGaatgaagagaatgaaaaaaaaaatttttcactctCTACTAAGGTTGTGTTCAAAGTAATTTTGGAGAAGGAAGAGAATGAACAGACGCGATCATTTGTTAATCTTTTATCtaattcaaatttaataaattcaataatttattacttatttttcacTGTATCATCAAAAGGGACATGTCACACAATGCACACAGCCACCTGGcagccactaacgttggaaaaatTACTCAGACAACGGAAGGgtaaaaataacaacagaatttGATATTGGTGTCTACAGATGATTCATTAAAAAATTGGAGTGTATATCTGTTCACTGTGTGATAATCCATGTGTACTTTTGTCCATTCTTTCATACTTTAATTAATATTCAATCACCAAAagagtaaatggtcaaattagttCTTGAAATATCACGCAATCTCCagtttaattttcgaaaaaaaaattaatcaaatttgtccTTTAAAAGTTTCAGtttagtcatattagtccttCTGTTAATTCTATTGCAGACGGTATTAACAAAAACTAACATGGCACGTTAAGTTCCAGGTCAGCATTAAAATGATGTCATTTTTTAGGATGAGAGACAGTGAATGAAACGACGTTGTTGCGCTCCCTGCTTCTCTCACAACCACCTCTCTCTCACTTTCATTTCGATGTCGAgaggaaaataagaagaaacctTCATCATGGTCGCAAAGTCAACCATCAACTTTGAGGTATCAAAAACGTTTAATCGACAAGAACGAAACTCTAatcccaaaaataatttttagttccaGCAAAGAAACACTAATGAAAATTTGATCTTATCAATGGCATAAtcctaacaaaaattttagtatcagtaaaaaaaaaaaaaactttggcTTCAAGAGAACCAAATTCCATAAAGAAAATGCAAAAACCATAACCAAActccaaaacaaaaaataaacatgAACAATGAACAAAAACATTAATAGACAGACAGTAGACtcctttaataataaaaaacacaaaatttttaattaactttCATGTACCGAATTATAATAAATCAATAGGAAACAAAACCCTGAGCCCAAAAACGGTTTCTAGTACCTGCAAcaaaaaacattaaaaagaaataaatttatcaataacACAATCCTAACTAGTTTAGTAGCTAGAAAAAAATACCTTTAACAACGCTGAAAATAGTTGTCGATCACGTCTTCAACCACTATGCCGAAGCCACTCCTCACTGGCGAACTTGTGACCAAGTCCCGACAAGTACTTCAATGGGCGATGATGATAAAGGTTTCTTCATTTTCTCTGCAACGCCGAAATGGAAGTGAGAGGGAGAGTACATATATGTTGTGAGAGAAATAGAGATTCCGTGTTAGTGTGACACCGAATGAAAGTGATAGAAAGAGTGTTGTCAATGACTAATTGAAGCAGGGACGACAACAGTACCGTTTTAAGCACTGCTTCTCATCTTAAAAAATAACATCATTTTAATGCTGACCTAAAATTTAACGTGCCAAGTCAGCTTTCGTTAACATCATCGGTTATAGAATTAATAGATGGATTAACGTGATTAaattaaaatgttttaaaaataaatttaattaaaaaaatttcaaagacaattaaaatttatataattttttagagactaatttaactTTTTATTCGTCACCAAAACTTGGCATTTCTAATCCTAATTAGACAGGTACAGTTATTCTTCAcactttattaataaatatatatattatatacctctaattttataatcaaaatgtGTTATATGTCACTTTCTTATTACAATTGGAATCAaatatttctctccaaaattaaagaattcttttctcctccttactaattttacaacaaaaatgtgccacatgtcactctctcataataattgaaatcaaatctttccctccatccaaaattaaagaattctaacctcctccttactaattttataaccaaaatttgccacatgtcactctctcattacaattgaaataaaatctttccctccaaaattaaagagttctcccttcctccttcttcctttctctatttctctcattccttcgaccactctatctattttatatatcattatcaatattaatgactaattactaatttgagaatcaaaatgtgcaacataacattctttaattacattaaaattaaaattgaaatattaaaattgaaactgaaatatacttatattatgtatcatatattactatctaatttaataatcaaatgtgtcacatgacactctcttattaaaattgagagaatttttttttcaaaattaataaactcccttcctaaattctctcatctacctctctccattttttatttctctctactatttttactctatatataatttatattttatattagtaatttgacaaatcaaaatatttcatccgatatttttttataattaaaataaaattttttcttccaaaattaacaaattctcACTCCCACTCTCagtcttcatctttatctttctatctcttttctctcattctttattttttctatctttctcttcTACAGAAAACAaagttaacaaaataatataatttaaataaaaaatattattattatgattattattatatacataattttttatttagttttaaatttttactgcttATCTTTCATTCAAAGATTTATTACATATGATTTAGAAAGAATACTAAtgttaattaaaagttaaaatcaagattcaattgttttaaaaaagttaattttgagttaattttataactatcagtataatttttttatactaatatctaattatatttttatatacacaaggagaaaaagtattatttttaaataacaagtataaaaattaattatttctatttgtgcaacagacttaacagttaatacctaattaaatgtaaaagtatatacgttaaactgttttaaattttagataacgaatgttaaaattaattattaataaaaaaattatacttttttatataaaaataataactaaaaattttattatttaattttttatctacagataCCTTGATCTTCTTAGTTagagaattttatcaacttacgattttttttataaaagtagtttaattttttaaattttttgtaacatACATAATTTATACTGTAAAAAGAAAGTGGACCGTAATAATATTACGGATAAAAATATTagtatcttctattttattcgcCTAATCAGATTTTCTGGGTCTGCTAGAACATGATTACGTAGTGTCGTCCCTTCCTGTTTCAACATTGTCCTCCTGTGTTcatatattttagtgcaaaatttaccCTTTTGTGGGAATGCGGAGAAACTTGGTCTTTTCAAATGGGGAAATTGTGTCGGCAATGAGAGAAGACTATAGCCCTAAAATTAACTTCTACAAAGAAAATAAAGGCAGTAGATACATGGATCAGTATCAATgggaatttatttttcttttggagttaaagaaGATACgtactattgttttctagttAGGGAATTTCTCTCTTCCTCCTTAAAGAAGTgtccatttttttctatttttagttgtattaaaataataatttaaatggaCTGGAATTAcagaaagtaataaaaataaattttaaaaatttctctaTTTTAGACTGGTGCagtataattttcttttattttttatccatTTAATTGTTTATCACTTGTTCCAATATTGATTAGAATAGTAATAATAAGGagtattattgaaaaaaaataatattgcatTGATTTATTAAATAAACACTtatttgtagaaaaaaaaattgagatgatGATCACTTATATGAGAAGAAAGAGAGTATTTAACTTTTGGCTTAACTAATACATAACAATTTTAGTTTGATTAATAACaatattatttaaacatattttttttaattagtgttAAGGATTATTATTagtacatttatttatttatttattataaaaaagattGACAAATATAATTGTATATTGACTCTTTCAATGAATAATATgcataaataaaattgataattaaaaatcaaataataatttaaattaaacatatcaaattatttaacaattcaaAACTATTATTTTGCATGAAAATAATTATATACGAGTCTCCACTTTTcaagaattttattaataattctaGTAAAAAATTTCATATGTTCTTCGTTACTTTGTCGCATCTTtggtatttatatttataataaacttgACTACAAATTTTAGTTATATGACCCTTAAAAACAGTTTGATTGAGTTGTAATTCATTAAAATTCTCCAGAGTAAAAGTAGATTTGGAATATACAATTACAAAATAGAGGAAATATCATTATAAATGATTGTATCCCTTCATTTTCTTCCCTCTCATTCTATCTGTTTCTAATCCTTGACTACCTCATTCACATAATCTCATCATTCATTCCCAACATCCAAAAATACACTAATACTGAAGAGTATCATTATCATTTTTGTTATCATCAGTGATCACTGCATTCACTTTAATTTTATATGACAAAATTTGATATCACATGAGGAACCAATATGCATTCAACATCCAAATGTGTCAACCCTGGTGATCTTCAACCTCTTTACAGCTGATAAGAACATCCTACAAGAACAAGACATTTATTAATACCAAcatttgttatttatatttatttgatagGAAATTTAGTGGATCTCATTTTTCGGAGGTTATTATATTTAACTTATTTACAACTtctcatttcaatttgtaatatTTGAAATATATAAAAGATAGACTAAGTGATtgtgaatatttttaaaatatgaattaaatattttctaaaactatagAATAAGATTTTATCATACATCAAGTTAACACATTTCTTTATCTTGAATATGGTGTTAGGTTTATTTTTATGTGATGTTTACATTTCatccaataataaataaatgttcaTCCACTTAAGTGTACAAAATACTTTTTGAAAATGGATATTATGAttcctaattttaataaaaaatgctaTATGCATATCAAAAATTAATCGCTATGTATTTATGTAgaaatatatttgttatttaacttatttttaatgtatatcttatattttaatatatattctatataaattattaattttttttacacggTTGATTTTAATGAtgacactttttttttataaatttatacaaatatatcatgcaaaaaattatatataaagtgacattataaaaattaaaagtaacaacattgttatgctattttttaaaattttcttaacAAGAATACTTAATATGAAATAtttcactaaaaatatatttatttattaaatacactTAAAAGAACAACACATTTTTACTTCTTTCATATAATACCCTTAAAACACTCTTACCTAAATCCTATTATTACTATTGAGAGAACCCTAATATAATGTTAACTTACTCCCAAGGCACATCTCCAACCATAATCAAGTCCCCTTCTCCATCCTCATAAGTTAGAACATGGCACCTCTCTGCTTGCACTGCATCTAACTCAGTTCCCCCTattcaaaacaaacaaaataaaacattatACCATTGTTATTTTAATTAGGAATAAaaggttaataaaaaaaatgagatagAGTAGTTTATTACAGAATATGGTAGTGTCAAACATTTGTTCAAGAGCTTTAACCAATTCATGGTAACCATCATGAACTAAAAGGTTGAGTTTTCTACCAATTGGAATGCCTTCCATGTACACTTTGACAAAGAACGTGTTATGGTCACTGCAATCATTTGCCAATTCAGCACCTTGTGAAGTACTTGCAAGTGATGATGATTGGATTTGCCACTGCCCCCTAACATGTAACAACAAAAACCATATGGAATTTTAATTGATTGAAAAGAAACATGTGGTATAAGAATGTTGATATAATAGAAACCTACCTTGAGATAGAGGAAGGAAGATGTTGATGATGAGTGGAAGAAATGCTGAGTCCAAGACTAAGATCATCATGAAGATGTGAAGAAGCAGTTGAGAAAGAAGGGCtgaaagatgaagaggaagaggaacagGAAGACCCTCTTTTACCCATTTCTGTCAAATAACAATCACTAGTAACACTTACCCGCCGCCTTATATACAACCCCTTCAATTTTTTTGTAAACTAAAAACCCGTTTCTAAATAGAAATAtagagatataaaattatatataatagataaaatataaatataaatttatatttaaaaatattaaattaatatatttattattattattattattaattttataattatactttttaaaatttatttttatatttaatttattattaaataaaatataaaaatattaattttatacctTTATTTTTGATATcttattcttctaactaaaagcAGCAGCGTTCGACAACAATATAAGAATAGTATGAATTAGAGGTGAGTTTCCCAGCAGCTGCGCCACACTGCCATTGGTCACCTCGTTTTCCTTTCAATTAGTCCTATGTAATTTTGGTAGACCAGAAGATATGTTGCCATAGTAGCCGACAACTACACGTGTCACTTACCACTTCATATCAACTCTCTTTCAAACTTtcaatgctgtatttttttttttcaacatttaATGTATGTTTTATTATAAAAAGGAGTTAAATTGTCTTTAAACAGTAATTCTTTTTCACCCTCTAATTTGATCCATtaaatttgagatttttttttaacagaatcatgatttaatacaatactttttgaattttgcacttttgcTTTAAAGTCTCTATCTAATACAGCAATTTTTTAtgctaaactaaaaattttataattttcaatacATTCACTACTTTAagacttttaaaactttttcttattaaaatccttAACCAAATTTAGGAAAAATAAACATCAAACTTGTTCATATTGAAATAGTTACGAAGAAGTAATTAATAATAGAGGATGATATGAAAAATTAGCAAAGAGACAAGAGTTAGACAAAGTGTGTGATGAGTAACAAATACTAAGTCGATCTGTTTTTGAGGATGATGGAATGAACCTACACTGTACACATTACACAATTAATGGGCAAAAATTCAAAGGGGACAAAAGGACAAAGAACATAGATTTCTTAAAATTTTGTATAGAGTAATATCTCCTCAATCAATGTTCAATGGATAGAATCATCGTGTTGCGCATGGTGGACATTGCTTGTAGAGACACAAAACGTATAAAGGCATTGGTACAAGTGATCGATCACCAAACATATACTGCcgtatattatattaatattatttatttatcttgtatccttagaatatatattaaaattataaattaaaatttttttattaaaaatataaaaaaattaaatttttgatgtatttattttatatttattaaataaaaaatttaaaatattctattaataataaatttattatgtattttaaaaatacatgttaattAAACCTATATTATTATACCAAGAAAACACACTTTCATAATAATTCCTTGAAACGCTCTATGAAAATTAAAGCAGAAGAACAATGGGAAAAAAGTTATTAGGGTGGAAATTGTAAGTTCTCTCTTTAAACTTGCTTCATGTATGTGtggttatttttaatttcttttaaaagatgcaatttaattttctgataaaataatttttaaaatttgaacaagtgcatttgataaaataatttttaaaatttaaaaatattataatagacattaatgtaaaaatttaatttgaatattaattaacgtataaaattatattaaattttttaattttgataaatacaaGTCAACGTTAAAAAACTCTTCTTAAGTGTCCGTGACTTTTAAAAACAGCAAGTATAAATAAATGAACTTTTTATTTACTAACCGCAAAACAAAATACTTATGCTTTTGAAAATCACAAATGTCTCtctaaaaaattttaccaaactaagccaaTATTATTCCACTTCTTATAACTTTTGAATGACTTGCGAATAATCTCAGCAACTCTTACAATTTCATATGTTCCAAAAAAATTCTCTAATTCCTTCCCAATCAAATATTCTAACTAAATTCCTTTTTAGTCAGTCAACCACTTTTTACATATTTCCTTTTTCGTTAAAACAGCTATCATGCTTTCAAAATAAATGGTTgcattccaaagacatatgctaACTAAAttcttcaaagaaaaaaaaaaagaaaagaggacaTACATAATTATGAGAGTAGTTGTGCGAATGGTGAATTCATGTTCATGAGACAGGTCTCTGACTAATGTCAAGTTTTGACTTCAATGACTCCGTCATATCCGGGGTATGTAACAAGTTTTTGCAAAGTGtttctctcattttattttctgaaattaacTACACTAGATAATGTTTtcccaccaatttttttttttcatttatattatGAAGAAATGTTTCATGGTTTCATGTTGTTTCATTTTCCTTTGCCTTTTGATTAGGGTACAGtgcctttatttttctgttatgCTTGAATCATTTTTGGGTTCATTAATATCTAAAGCacttttttcaattataaataaatcaaacaaagaaCAAAAGGGCATATGGATAAAATATTTGCGTTTTAATTTGAACTTCGTCACATGTGTGGATATGTAAGACTAAAGAAATTGTTAAACATTCCAGGAGTATTAAAAATTCAAGGTTGATAATAACCTCtgtcttttttatataaatattataaatatcattttttttcctAAAACAAAAAAGGCAAAACCGATTTTATATATGAATAGTTTCATTTCATGTCTTAATATTTGTCCCCTTTTCTTCTCATTCAAAGAATGCCCAagaatttctctttgttttataTGGTCATTGGTCAAGATATCACGAGCCCATATCCTGGGGAGATGCAAATCAAATTTATACTTGGAAATAAATCTTTAGGCGTTGACCAAAAGTTCAATATGTAAATAAttctgtaaaaaaaatatatgttataaCAGTAactattagaaatataattattcatatatatttttttttatcagctTCAACTTTTAAACAAAATAGTTTCATAAAATAGTATAAGAGCCtttatgagacaaaaaaaaaataaatttagaatttgattctggttgaatttcaaaaaaaaaaaatcagtacaaaacaaaatcaaaaaattTTCTGCTAAAAAAAGTAAAGACTCTTGTTTGATGgagcatattaaaatataattattcatatcactttttttatagtttaaatttttagacgaaataatgtcataaaaataacaataggcattttattatataaaatatcaaaCACATGTTAAAATGAGATTTTTATAATAAAACTCTCTTTATGCATAATTAAGGTGAGTATGGTTaacaagaaaaaagaacaaaaaagagaaataaaagacaTGGTTACTGGTCACTGCTGGTAacgttacatatatatatatcacattcTTCAATATTCATTTTCTGCATGATTTCACGGTTCAAAATCTCATCCCCACGTGTGCAATTCACGTGTTCCACGCAATTTGTTCTTCACCCGGATCACATGCTGGATTTGCTTTATTTCCACGTTCATTCTCAAAGGTGAGTTGAAGAGGGGAAAGAAAGAACGTGATTGCTTTCATCTAAAGAAATGGAGAATGCTTCCTAAAGAGCTATAGGAAAATCAAATAGTAGGCTTAAGACCCATATTATCAGTAATATGTTGTGAATAAGAATTAAATGGTCATAGGAATATTGAATAAACTAGCAAAAATGATAATCAAAACTTTATATCaccaaaaagaattttgaaatatacgaataatgaataaatttttaaaagatttaaaaaataacaaaaaatatctttttttaaaagtagCAAATTCTTTTTGTATTTGATAAACAATTTTTACATTTGATTTGaacttttgtaaaaaaaaaaaattaagataattatttaaaaggtTCACCTAAAAATTGGAGAAAAATTCAATCtctatacttttaattttttaaaaatttttggtcatttataaaaagaaaatcacttaaattttaaaaataaaaattcttattttcttAATCATAGTTATAAAAAATTACGTTAAATTAAATTCAGCATttacaattttttgaaaattatatatatataatgagaatGGAATGTTTATATGAGAATGTGATAATGTAATTATTATCGttgaattaaatttatatatacactttcgttatttttaaaattttcaaaaacttatttattattcttatctttttaaattgtttctgTCCATGATTGCAATTTTTAGGTACTATATTAATAGTTTATCTACCGAATATTCTAAGTTGTAAATGTAGTCTAAGACATTTGATTATGAGATCACATATATACTGTTTTACTAATTTCAGTTAATCCTAAAAAgtgttaattaaaaagataaatcatattttacttaataataataataataataataataataataataataataataataataataataataagttttgAACGTATTAAAAGAGGAGAAGAATGATAAAAGTAAAATGTTCCCCACCAGCCGAACAATAAGGTTGGTTGGAGGAGCTATTAACCCGTCATTTGATCTCAAATACAGTATTTGTGTTGGGTTGAAAGTTGAAACCTTATAAAAGCAGAGTGTAACGTACAACCAGTTTTTTCTTAAATAGGAAGGGCTAAATAGATTTGTCTAAAGATGTGAAGACTAAAATGTGTTATTTCTCCTTCCACATTCTTTTATCATTGCTTTGTTTCGCGGTCATCATTTCTAATTCTCATTTTTCATTCACTATCACTGGTCAAACTTTCTAGATATGACTTTTGAAGAATACCAGCAGTGTGCGCTGCGTGCCTTCACCCCtcgtttcttttaatttattttctatatttaataaGGTTATTGTTATCATACTTTTCATTACAATGCCTACTCCACATATTAAAGTGACAAAATTTtcatttcaaataaataaatatatatccaGTATAATTTGAGTGTTTCTaacgttttttaaaatttttaaagatatttgtAACATTATTTcgtttcaattttatctttagcattttaattaaatttcaattttacccttaGAGATACTTttttacagttaatttttttatcaattttaccCTTGTTTATATCATACCATTAGCATCTATTCTTCATTAGTTCATTATCAGCGTATGTTCATCACCTTCCTGTACAAAATAGATAGTCTTCCTATAGAAAAGCAAAATTACAAGATTGGAGAATCATCTACCTTACATAAGAAAAATCCCATTATTCATCACTGACGACACGCCAATAGGGTAATTCCCACCTCGCCACATCGTTAGCACAAAAAGGAGTCTATTAGACCATAATTAGCCAGAAATAAAGTCattagaaaagagttttgaaacaAGAGCTAGATAAGTATCTTCACCTTCTCATAACAAGGTAGGAGTCAAACCCACTTTCAGTCCAAAGCCAAAATGTATCCTATGATCTTTTCATTCCCATCTATTTGTATTTGTATCAAAATCAAGGCCATGTACTGTTAACAAAATAAATCCCTTGAAGCTCATGTCCCTAACCCCAAAATTACCGAACACGTTAATCTTTTGGTTAGTAAACCTTAAGAAACTTGaaacaagttttaaataaggactTTGTTCCTTGAAAAACATAGATAGGGCCTATTTTGGCGTAACATAAGAATAAGTCTCAGCATCCCTTATTGGGATAGCGCAGAAGCATTTGAGGATTAGAACCACACAAGAaaactataaaataaaatcaaaatgtaAAAATTTCAGAAACAAGACCTACAATCATGACACTCGTCCAATTGTTTCAGAATATTGCCTGGATTGTCATAACAGGTCAAAATCTACTAAGCCTATCAGATCAGAGGGGAAGGGTGGAGTAACTGTGAGAACTACTTTGCTAAATACATCTGAAATCCGCATCTATATGCAACTGAATCTGCCAAGGACCTGAAGTGCCTGATTTGAGCAAAGTTGCTATTACAATTCAACGGGAAACAAATATTACCACTATTTGTAAACCTTCTGTGCAAGAAAATCATCTACTTCGGCAGCTATCTCATAGGCTCCCTCAACACATCGACCCAATGCAACGCCCGAGACATAGTTGCCCCCAAGGAACAGCCCCTCAAACCCAGTATTTTTGAGAGAAGATTTAGCAATATCTAGCAGATCAAGATGGCCAACTAAGAACTGTGGAATAGCTTGAGGCCAAACTCTCACCCCCAACGCGAATGGATCCCCGGCATTTGGGTTTATGAGCATTTTTCTCAAATCTCGATCTACTGCTTCAACAAGTTCACTATCCGTCTGCCATTAAAGT
This window harbors:
- the LOC112776625 gene encoding auxin-responsive protein IAA31 — translated: MGKRGSSCSSSSSSFSPSFSTASSHLHDDLSLGLSISSTHHQHLPSSISRGQWQIQSSSLASTSQGAELANDCSDHNTFFVKVYMEGIPIGRKLNLLVHDGYHELVKALEQMFDTTIFWGTELDAVQAERCHVLTYEDGEGDLIMVGDVPWEMFLSAVKRLKITRVDTFGC